A genomic region of Canis aureus isolate CA01 chromosome 16, VMU_Caureus_v.1.0, whole genome shotgun sequence contains the following coding sequences:
- the CLUH gene encoding clustered mitochondria protein homolog isoform X3, producing MVIKTDELPAAAPADGAREPSSQAGGKGRPGAAELPPVMLLNGDCAESLKKEERAADVPRENGLDEAEPGEETTGQEVIVIQDTGFSVKILAPGIEPFSLQVSPQEMVQEIHQVLMDREDTCHRTCFSLHLDGNMLDHFSELRSVEGLQEGSVLRVVEEPYTVREARIHVRHVRDLLKSLDPSDAFNGVDCNSLSFLSVFTDGDLGDSGKRKKGLEMDPIDCTPPEYILPGSRERPLCPLQPQNRDWKPLQCLKVLTMSGWNPPPGNRKMHGDLMYLFVITAEDRQVSITASTRGFYLNQSTAYHFNPKPASPRFLSHSLVELLNQISPTFKKNFAVLQKKRVQRHPFERIATPFQVYSWTAPQAEHAMDCVRAEDAYTSRLGYEEHIPGQTRDWNEELQTTRELPRKNLPERLLRERAIFKVHSDFTAAATRGAMAVIDGNVMAINPSEETKMQMFIWNNIFFSLGFDVRDHYKDFGGDVAAYVAPTNDLNGVRTYNAVDVEGLYTLGTVVVDYRGYRVTAQSIIPGILERDQEQSVIYGSIDFGKTVMSHPRYLELLERTSRPLKILRHRVLNDRDEEVELCSSVECKGIIGNDGRHYILDLLRTFPPDLNFLPVPGEGLPEECTRAGFPRAHRHKLCCLRQELVDAFVEHRYLLFMKLAALQLMQQKASRIDNPTSLENGDSPSSASKPEDSPGPEAGSEEEGGSASGLAKVKELAETIASDDGTADPRSREVIRNACKAVGSISSTAFDVRFNPDIFSPGVRFPESCQEEVRDQKQLLKDAAAFLLSCQIPGLVKDCIDHAVLPMDGATLAEVMRQRGINMRYLGKVLDMVLRSPARDQLDHIYKIGIGELITRSAKHIFKTYLQGVELSGLSAAISHFLNCFLSSYPNPVAHLPADELISKKRNRRRRNRPPGAADNTAWAVMTPQELWKNICQEAKNYFDFILECETVDQAVETYGLQKITLLREISLKTGIQILLKEYSFDSRHKPAFTEEDVLNIFPVVKHVNPKASDAFHFFQSGQAKVQQGFLKEGCELINEALNLFNNVYGAMHVEICACLRLLARLHYIMGDYAEALSNQQKAVLMSERVMGIEHPNTIQEYMHLALYCFASSQLSTALSLLYRARYLTLLVFGEDHPEMALLDNNIGLVLHGVMEYDLSLRFLENALAVSTKYHGPRSLKVALSHHLVARVYESKAEFRSALQHEKEGYTVYKTQLGEDHEKTKESSEYLKCLTQQAVALQRTMNEIYRNGSSANIPPLKFTAPSMASVLEQLNVINGILFIPLSQKDLENLKAEVARRHQLQEASSREKAEEPMATEPEPAGAPEDVASQPQAAKDPSSPSSQG from the exons AGCTGCCACCAGTCATGCTACTGAACGGGGACTGTGCAGAGAGCCTCAAGAAGGAGGAGAGGGCTGCCGACGTGCCCCGGGAAAACGGTCTGGATGAGGCCGAGCCAGGAGAGGAGACAACCGGACAGGAAGTCATTGTCATCCAGGACACAGGCTTTTCTGTGAAGATCCTGGCACCTGGAATTGAGCCCTTCTCCTTACAG GTATCCCCCCAGGAGATGGTACAGGAGATCCACCAGGTCCTCATGGACCGTGAAGACACCTGTCACCGCACCTGCTTCTCATTGCACCTGGATGGCAACATGCTGGACCATTTCTCAGAGCTGCGCAGTGTCGAGGGGCTGCAGGAGGGCTCAGTGCTACGCGTGGTAGAAG AACCATACACAGTACGTGAGGCCCGCATCCACGTGCGCCACGTCCGAGACCTGCTCAAGAGCCTGGACCCATCTGATGCCTTCAACGGGGTTGATTGCAACTCTTTGTCCTTCTTGAGCGTCTTCACTGACGGCGACTTGGGAG ACAGCGGGAAGCGGAAGAAGGGCTTGGAGATGGACCCCATTGACTGCACACCACCTGAGTACATCCTCCCTGGGAGCCGGGAGCGGCCGTTGTGTCCCCTGCAGCCCCAGAACCGTGACTGGAAG CCCCTGCAGTGCCTGAAAGTGCTCACCATGAGCGGCTGGAACCCACCCCCCGGGAACCGTAAGATGCATGGGGATCTCATGTACCTGTTTGTGATCACAGCTGAGGACCGGCAAGTCAGCATCACGGCATCCACGCGGGGCTTTTATCTGAACCA GTCCACAGCGTATCACTTCAATCCCAAGCCTGCCAGCCCTCGCTTCCTTAGCCATTCCCTGGTGGAGCTGCTCAACCAGATCAGCCCAACCTTCAAAAAAAACTTTGCTGTGCTACAGAAGAAAAG GGTCCAGCGCCACCCATTCGAGAGGATTGCCACCCCGTTCCAGGTGTACAGCTGGACAGCCCCCCAGGCGGAGCATGCCATGGACTGTGTGCGTGCGGAGGATGCCTACACCTCGAGGCTGGGCTATGAGGAGCACATTCCTGGACAG ACCCGGGACTGGAACGAGGAGCTGCAGACGACGAGGGAACTGCCCCGCAAGAACCTGCCTGAGAGGCTGCTTCGAGAAAGAGCTATATTCAAG GTGCACAGCGACTTCACAGCTGCAGCCACACGGGGCGCCATGGCAGTCATCGATGGCAATGTGATGGCCATCAACCCCAGCGAGGAGACCAAGATGCAGATGTTCATCTGGAACAACATCTTCTTCAGCCTGGGCTTTGATGTTCGTGATCACTACAAGGACTTTGGTGGGGACGTGGCGGCATACGTGGCACCCACCAACGACCTGAATGGCGTGCGCACGTACAATGCGGTGGATGTGGAGGGGCTGTACACGCTGGGCACAGTGGTGGTGGATTACCGTGGCTACCGTGTCACGGCCCAGTCCATTATCCCGGGCATCCTGGAGCGGGACCAGGAGCAGAGTGTCATCTACGGCTCTATCGATTTTGGCAAGACAGTGATGTCACACCCTCGTTACCTGGAGCTGCTAGAACGCACCAGCCGGCCCCTCAAGATCCTGAGGCACCGGGTGCTCAATGACCGTGATGAGGAGGTGGAGCTCTGCTCCTCTGTGGAGTGCAAGGGCATCATCGGCAATGACGGGCGCCACTACATTCTCGACCTGCTGCGCACCTTCCCCCCTGATCTCAACTTCCTTCCAGTGCCTGGCGAGGGGCTGCCCGAGGAGTGCACCCGGGCTGGCTTCCCCCGCGCCCACCGGCACAAGCTCTGCTGTCTGCGCCAGGAGCTGGTGGATGCCTTTGTGGAGCACAG GTACCTCCTCTTCATGAAGCTGGCTGCCCTACAGCTCATGCAGCAGAAGGCCAGCAGGATAGACAACCCCACCTCACTGGAAAATGGTGACTCCCCTTCTTCGGCATCTAAGCCTGAAGACTCTCCGGGACCCGAGGCAGGAAGTGAGGAGGAAGGTGGCAGTGCTAGTGGCCTGGCCAAGGTGAAGGAGCTAGCAGAGACCATCGCCTCTGACGACGGGACAG CAGACCCTCGGAGCAGGGAGGTGATACGCAACGCATGCAAGGCAGTTGGCTCCATCAGCAGCACAGCCTTTGACGTTCGCTTCAACCCTGACATCTTCTCACCAG GGGTTCGCTTCCCAGAATCCTGCCAGGAGGAAGTTCGGGACCAGAAGCAGCTGCTAAAAGACGCAGCTGCCTTCCTGCTCTCCTGCCAGATCCCCGGCTTG GTGAAGGACTGCATAGACCATGCGGTGCTGCCCATGGATGGGGCCACACTGGCTGAGGTGATGCGCCAGCGTGGCATCAACATGCGCTACCTGGGCAAGGTGCTGGACATGGTTCTCCGGAGCCCAGCCCGAGACCAGCTGGACCACATCTAT AAAATTGGCATTGGAGAGCTCATCACCCGCTCTGCCAAGCACATCTTCAAGACCTACTTACAG GGAGTGGAGCTCTCGGGCCTCTCGGCTGCCATCAGCCACTTTCTGAACTGCTTCTTGAGCTCCTACCCCAACCCCGTGGCCCACCTGCCCGCTGACGAGCTGATCTCCAAGAagaggaacaggaggaggagaaaccgGCCCCCAGGGGCAGCAGATAACACAGCCTGGGCCGTCATGACCCCCCAGGAGCTCTGGAAGAACATCTGCCAGGAGGCCAAGAACTATTTTGATTTCATCCTCGAGTG TGAGACTGTGGACCAGGCTGTGGAGACCTATGGCCTGCAGAAGATCACGCTACTGCGGGAAATCTCCCTGAAAACCGGAATCCAG atCCTGCTAAAGGAGTACAGCTTCGACAGCCGCCACAAACCTGCATTCACTGAGGAGGATGTGCTCAATATTTTCCCCGTGGTCAAGCATGTCAACCCAAAGGCCTCGGACGCCTTCCACTTCTTCCAGAGTGGGCAGGCCAAAGTACAGCAGG gcttcctgaaggagggCTGTGAGCTCATCAATGAGGCCCTGAACCTGTTTAACAACGTGTACGGAGCCATGCACGTGGAGATCTGCGCCTGCTTGCGCCTCCTTGCTCGTCTCCACTACATTATGGGTGACTACGCCGAG gccctGAGTAACCAACAGAAAGCAGTGCTGATGAGTGAGCGAGTGATGGGCATCGAGCACCCCAACACCATCCAGGAATAT atGCACCTGGCCCTGTACTGCTTCGCCAGCAGCCAGCTGTCCACCGCACTGAGCCTGCTGTACCGCGCCCGCTACCTCACCCTCCTCGTGTTTGGGGAAGACCACCCCGAGATGGCCCTGCTGGAC AACAACATTGGGCTGGTGCTGCATGGAGTGATGGAGTACGACCTGTCCCTGCGCTTCCTGGAGAATGCGCTGGCTGTCAGCACCAAGTACCATGGGCCCAGATCCCTCAAGGTGGCCCTCAG CCACCACCTTGTGGCCCGCGTGTATGAGAGCAAAGCCGAGTTCCGCTCAGCCCTGCAGCACGAGAAGGAAGGCTATACTGTCTACAAGACCCAG CTGGGCGAGGACCACGAGAAGACCAAGGAGAGCTCCGAGTACCTCAAGTGCCTGACCCAGCAGGCCGTGGCCCTGCAGCGCACCATGAACGAGATCTACCGCAACGGCTCCAGCGCCAACATCCCGCCCCTCAAG TTCACAGCTCCCAGCATGGCCAGTGTCCTGGAACAGCTCAACGTCATCAACGGCATCCTCTTCATTCCTctcag CCAAAAAGACCTGGAGAATCTGAAAGCCGAGGTGGCACGGCGGCACCAGCTCCAGGAGGCCAGCAGCAGGGAGAAGGCTGAGGAGCCCATGGCCACCGAGCCCGAGCCAGCAGGGGCCCCGGAGGACGTGGCCTCCCAGCCCCAAGCTGCCAAGGacccttcctcccccagctcacaggggtag
- the CLUH gene encoding clustered mitochondria protein homolog isoform X4, which produces MVIKTDELPAAAPADGAREPSSQAGGKGRPGAAELPPVMLLNGDCAESLKKEERAADVPRENGLDEAEPGEETTGQEVIVIQDTGFSVKILAPGIEPFSLQVSPQEMVQEIHQVLMDREDTCHRTCFSLHLDGNMLDHFSELRSVEGLQEGSVLRVVEEPYTVREARIHVRHVRDLLKSLDPSDAFNGVDCNSLSFLSVFTDGDLGDSGKRKKGLEMDPIDCTPPEYILPGSRERPLCPLQPQNRDWKPLQCLKVLTMSGWNPPPGNRKMHGDLMYLFVITAEDRQVSITASTRGFYLNQSTAYHFNPKPASPRFLSHSLVELLNQISPTFKKNFAVLQKKRVQRHPFERIATPFQVYSWTAPQAEHAMDCVRAEDAYTSRLGYEEHIPGQTRDWNEELQTTRELPRKNLPERLLRERAIFKVHSDFTAAATRGAMAVIDGNVMAINPSEETKMQMFIWNNIFFSLGFDVRDHYKDFGGDVAAYVAPTNDLNGVRTYNAVDVEGLYTLGTVVVDYRGYRVTAQSIIPGILERDQEQSVIYGSIDFGKTVMSHPRYLELLERTSRPLKILRHRVLNDRDEEVELCSSVECKGIIGNDGRHYILDLLRTFPPDLNFLPVPGEGLPEECTRAGFPRAHRHKLCCLRQELVDAFVEHRYLLFMKLAALQLMQQKASRIDNPTSLENGDSPSSASKPEDSPGPEAGSEEEGGSASGLAKVKELAETIASDDGTDPRSREVIRNACKAVGSISSTAFDVRFNPDIFSPGVRFPESCQEEVRDQKQLLKDAAAFLLSCQIPGLVKDCIDHAVLPMDGATLAEVMRQRGINMRYLGKVLDMVLRSPARDQLDHIYKIGIGELITRSAKHIFKTYLQGVELSGLSAAISHFLNCFLSSYPNPVAHLPADELISKKRNRRRRNRPPGAADNTAWAVMTPQELWKNICQEAKNYFDFILECETVDQAVETYGLQKITLLREISLKTGIQILLKEYSFDSRHKPAFTEEDVLNIFPVVKHVNPKASDAFHFFQSGQAKVQQGFLKEGCELINEALNLFNNVYGAMHVEICACLRLLARLHYIMGDYAEALSNQQKAVLMSERVMGIEHPNTIQEYMHLALYCFASSQLSTALSLLYRARYLTLLVFGEDHPEMALLDNNIGLVLHGVMEYDLSLRFLENALAVSTKYHGPRSLKVALSHHLVARVYESKAEFRSALQHEKEGYTVYKTQLGEDHEKTKESSEYLKCLTQQAVALQRTMNEIYRNGSSANIPPLKFTAPSMASVLEQLNVINGILFIPLSQKDLENLKAEVARRHQLQEASSREKAEEPMATEPEPAGAPEDVASQPQAAKDPSSPSSQG; this is translated from the exons AGCTGCCACCAGTCATGCTACTGAACGGGGACTGTGCAGAGAGCCTCAAGAAGGAGGAGAGGGCTGCCGACGTGCCCCGGGAAAACGGTCTGGATGAGGCCGAGCCAGGAGAGGAGACAACCGGACAGGAAGTCATTGTCATCCAGGACACAGGCTTTTCTGTGAAGATCCTGGCACCTGGAATTGAGCCCTTCTCCTTACAG GTATCCCCCCAGGAGATGGTACAGGAGATCCACCAGGTCCTCATGGACCGTGAAGACACCTGTCACCGCACCTGCTTCTCATTGCACCTGGATGGCAACATGCTGGACCATTTCTCAGAGCTGCGCAGTGTCGAGGGGCTGCAGGAGGGCTCAGTGCTACGCGTGGTAGAAG AACCATACACAGTACGTGAGGCCCGCATCCACGTGCGCCACGTCCGAGACCTGCTCAAGAGCCTGGACCCATCTGATGCCTTCAACGGGGTTGATTGCAACTCTTTGTCCTTCTTGAGCGTCTTCACTGACGGCGACTTGGGAG ACAGCGGGAAGCGGAAGAAGGGCTTGGAGATGGACCCCATTGACTGCACACCACCTGAGTACATCCTCCCTGGGAGCCGGGAGCGGCCGTTGTGTCCCCTGCAGCCCCAGAACCGTGACTGGAAG CCCCTGCAGTGCCTGAAAGTGCTCACCATGAGCGGCTGGAACCCACCCCCCGGGAACCGTAAGATGCATGGGGATCTCATGTACCTGTTTGTGATCACAGCTGAGGACCGGCAAGTCAGCATCACGGCATCCACGCGGGGCTTTTATCTGAACCA GTCCACAGCGTATCACTTCAATCCCAAGCCTGCCAGCCCTCGCTTCCTTAGCCATTCCCTGGTGGAGCTGCTCAACCAGATCAGCCCAACCTTCAAAAAAAACTTTGCTGTGCTACAGAAGAAAAG GGTCCAGCGCCACCCATTCGAGAGGATTGCCACCCCGTTCCAGGTGTACAGCTGGACAGCCCCCCAGGCGGAGCATGCCATGGACTGTGTGCGTGCGGAGGATGCCTACACCTCGAGGCTGGGCTATGAGGAGCACATTCCTGGACAG ACCCGGGACTGGAACGAGGAGCTGCAGACGACGAGGGAACTGCCCCGCAAGAACCTGCCTGAGAGGCTGCTTCGAGAAAGAGCTATATTCAAG GTGCACAGCGACTTCACAGCTGCAGCCACACGGGGCGCCATGGCAGTCATCGATGGCAATGTGATGGCCATCAACCCCAGCGAGGAGACCAAGATGCAGATGTTCATCTGGAACAACATCTTCTTCAGCCTGGGCTTTGATGTTCGTGATCACTACAAGGACTTTGGTGGGGACGTGGCGGCATACGTGGCACCCACCAACGACCTGAATGGCGTGCGCACGTACAATGCGGTGGATGTGGAGGGGCTGTACACGCTGGGCACAGTGGTGGTGGATTACCGTGGCTACCGTGTCACGGCCCAGTCCATTATCCCGGGCATCCTGGAGCGGGACCAGGAGCAGAGTGTCATCTACGGCTCTATCGATTTTGGCAAGACAGTGATGTCACACCCTCGTTACCTGGAGCTGCTAGAACGCACCAGCCGGCCCCTCAAGATCCTGAGGCACCGGGTGCTCAATGACCGTGATGAGGAGGTGGAGCTCTGCTCCTCTGTGGAGTGCAAGGGCATCATCGGCAATGACGGGCGCCACTACATTCTCGACCTGCTGCGCACCTTCCCCCCTGATCTCAACTTCCTTCCAGTGCCTGGCGAGGGGCTGCCCGAGGAGTGCACCCGGGCTGGCTTCCCCCGCGCCCACCGGCACAAGCTCTGCTGTCTGCGCCAGGAGCTGGTGGATGCCTTTGTGGAGCACAG GTACCTCCTCTTCATGAAGCTGGCTGCCCTACAGCTCATGCAGCAGAAGGCCAGCAGGATAGACAACCCCACCTCACTGGAAAATGGTGACTCCCCTTCTTCGGCATCTAAGCCTGAAGACTCTCCGGGACCCGAGGCAGGAAGTGAGGAGGAAGGTGGCAGTGCTAGTGGCCTGGCCAAGGTGAAGGAGCTAGCAGAGACCATCGCCTCTGACGACGGGACAG ACCCTCGGAGCAGGGAGGTGATACGCAACGCATGCAAGGCAGTTGGCTCCATCAGCAGCACAGCCTTTGACGTTCGCTTCAACCCTGACATCTTCTCACCAG GGGTTCGCTTCCCAGAATCCTGCCAGGAGGAAGTTCGGGACCAGAAGCAGCTGCTAAAAGACGCAGCTGCCTTCCTGCTCTCCTGCCAGATCCCCGGCTTG GTGAAGGACTGCATAGACCATGCGGTGCTGCCCATGGATGGGGCCACACTGGCTGAGGTGATGCGCCAGCGTGGCATCAACATGCGCTACCTGGGCAAGGTGCTGGACATGGTTCTCCGGAGCCCAGCCCGAGACCAGCTGGACCACATCTAT AAAATTGGCATTGGAGAGCTCATCACCCGCTCTGCCAAGCACATCTTCAAGACCTACTTACAG GGAGTGGAGCTCTCGGGCCTCTCGGCTGCCATCAGCCACTTTCTGAACTGCTTCTTGAGCTCCTACCCCAACCCCGTGGCCCACCTGCCCGCTGACGAGCTGATCTCCAAGAagaggaacaggaggaggagaaaccgGCCCCCAGGGGCAGCAGATAACACAGCCTGGGCCGTCATGACCCCCCAGGAGCTCTGGAAGAACATCTGCCAGGAGGCCAAGAACTATTTTGATTTCATCCTCGAGTG TGAGACTGTGGACCAGGCTGTGGAGACCTATGGCCTGCAGAAGATCACGCTACTGCGGGAAATCTCCCTGAAAACCGGAATCCAG atCCTGCTAAAGGAGTACAGCTTCGACAGCCGCCACAAACCTGCATTCACTGAGGAGGATGTGCTCAATATTTTCCCCGTGGTCAAGCATGTCAACCCAAAGGCCTCGGACGCCTTCCACTTCTTCCAGAGTGGGCAGGCCAAAGTACAGCAGG gcttcctgaaggagggCTGTGAGCTCATCAATGAGGCCCTGAACCTGTTTAACAACGTGTACGGAGCCATGCACGTGGAGATCTGCGCCTGCTTGCGCCTCCTTGCTCGTCTCCACTACATTATGGGTGACTACGCCGAG gccctGAGTAACCAACAGAAAGCAGTGCTGATGAGTGAGCGAGTGATGGGCATCGAGCACCCCAACACCATCCAGGAATAT atGCACCTGGCCCTGTACTGCTTCGCCAGCAGCCAGCTGTCCACCGCACTGAGCCTGCTGTACCGCGCCCGCTACCTCACCCTCCTCGTGTTTGGGGAAGACCACCCCGAGATGGCCCTGCTGGAC AACAACATTGGGCTGGTGCTGCATGGAGTGATGGAGTACGACCTGTCCCTGCGCTTCCTGGAGAATGCGCTGGCTGTCAGCACCAAGTACCATGGGCCCAGATCCCTCAAGGTGGCCCTCAG CCACCACCTTGTGGCCCGCGTGTATGAGAGCAAAGCCGAGTTCCGCTCAGCCCTGCAGCACGAGAAGGAAGGCTATACTGTCTACAAGACCCAG CTGGGCGAGGACCACGAGAAGACCAAGGAGAGCTCCGAGTACCTCAAGTGCCTGACCCAGCAGGCCGTGGCCCTGCAGCGCACCATGAACGAGATCTACCGCAACGGCTCCAGCGCCAACATCCCGCCCCTCAAG TTCACAGCTCCCAGCATGGCCAGTGTCCTGGAACAGCTCAACGTCATCAACGGCATCCTCTTCATTCCTctcag CCAAAAAGACCTGGAGAATCTGAAAGCCGAGGTGGCACGGCGGCACCAGCTCCAGGAGGCCAGCAGCAGGGAGAAGGCTGAGGAGCCCATGGCCACCGAGCCCGAGCCAGCAGGGGCCCCGGAGGACGTGGCCTCCCAGCCCCAAGCTGCCAAGGacccttcctcccccagctcacaggggtag